From the genome of Gracilibacillus salitolerans, one region includes:
- a CDS encoding ABC transporter permease: MQYKGVTIHYHLMLLPGMIILFIYNLLPISGNIMAFQDYIPAKGISGSEWIGFENFTYMFELESSRRVFFNTIFIASMKIIMNIIVPVTFALLLNEVIFMKIKRSIQTIVYLPHFLSWVVLAGVLIDMLSGNGLINKVISFFTGETMFFLASNTWFPVVIVLSDVWKEFGFNAIIILAALTAINPALYEAADIDGASRLRKIWHITLPGIAPTIVLLSTLSIGQILNAGFDQIFNLYNPLVYESGDIIDTYVYRTGLINAQFGLATAVGMMKAVIGFVLIILSYRLAYRYANYRIF, encoded by the coding sequence ATGCAGTATAAAGGAGTAACTATACACTACCATTTAATGTTACTACCAGGAATGATCATTTTATTCATTTACAATTTATTACCAATATCTGGTAATATTATGGCTTTTCAAGATTATATTCCTGCAAAAGGAATTTCCGGTTCAGAATGGATTGGATTTGAAAATTTTACTTACATGTTTGAATTAGAGAGTAGTAGAAGAGTATTTTTTAATACTATTTTTATTGCCAGTATGAAAATAATCATGAATATTATAGTTCCCGTAACATTTGCATTACTTTTAAATGAAGTAATATTTATGAAAATTAAAAGGTCGATTCAAACAATTGTTTATTTACCTCATTTTTTATCATGGGTAGTGCTCGCTGGTGTGTTAATAGATATGTTATCCGGAAATGGTTTAATAAATAAAGTAATTTCATTTTTTACAGGGGAAACGATGTTCTTTTTAGCAAGTAATACTTGGTTTCCGGTTGTAATTGTTTTAAGTGATGTTTGGAAGGAGTTTGGCTTTAATGCAATTATTATATTAGCTGCACTCACTGCTATTAATCCTGCATTATATGAAGCTGCTGATATAGATGGAGCTAGTCGTTTACGAAAAATTTGGCATATTACTTTACCGGGTATTGCGCCGACTATTGTATTATTATCAACATTAAGTATAGGTCAAATTCTTAATGCTGGATTTGATCAGATCTTTAACTTATATAATCCACTAGTCTATGAATCCGGCGATATTATTGATACTTATGTTTATCGTACAGGATTAATCAATGCCCAATTTGGTTTAGCTACTGCAGTCGGAATGATGAAAGCTGTTATTGGATTTGTGTTAATTATATTATCATATCGACTTGCATATCGATATGCAAATTATAGAATATTCTAG
- a CDS encoding extracellular solute-binding protein: protein MRKSWIFLTLLFLLAITVSCSKDESTSSDDNNQEQGVSGTIEITIGKAGNLDSDLPNGDTVEDNEYTRFLEEELNVDYTLAYQGSSQDIEQKNSLAIASGDIPDVMVVDKTQLTQLVEADLIEDMTDAFNNAVSDDLRSAFEDTGDYGLEQATYDERLMAIPNINPGADGINLLWVREDWLDQLNLEKPETIEDIIEVAKAFKEQDPDQNGNDDTVGLPGSQDIVNIGNSLFGFDTIFSYFNAYPEMWIKDENGDVVYGSIQPETKEALGKLRDMYEEGVFESEFGVKKPEDSEELVVSGKTGIIFYPWWAPFSVLRSQLEQDPKAEWTALSAPKNTQGTMNTHMTAPSSSYLVVKKGFEKPEVIVETLNYQFDIDQVQGDGYGFYEDVEDMGFNWANMPFSLLLSRYDDKEVKAAQVRDVIEGNASADDLMGEPKKVYEDYLINQENPKKDLSAWARANAFLSGADVINKTDVNKIQGVFYGQTETMEKRWANLQTMEDEVFLQIILGSEPLDYFDEFVSKWKSQGGDTITKEVSQIVNGE, encoded by the coding sequence GTGAGGAAATCATGGATATTTTTAACTTTATTATTTTTGTTAGCGATTACAGTATCCTGTAGTAAAGATGAATCTACTTCATCAGATGATAATAACCAAGAGCAAGGTGTGTCTGGTACTATTGAAATCACGATAGGTAAAGCAGGGAATTTAGACTCCGACCTACCTAATGGTGATACGGTTGAGGACAATGAATATACGAGATTTTTGGAAGAGGAACTGAATGTAGATTATACGCTTGCCTATCAAGGTAGCTCACAAGATATTGAGCAGAAAAATAGTTTAGCAATTGCTAGTGGGGATATACCGGACGTCATGGTTGTGGATAAAACACAACTTACACAGTTAGTCGAGGCTGATCTAATTGAGGATATGACTGATGCATTTAATAATGCAGTATCTGATGATTTAAGAAGTGCATTTGAAGATACGGGTGACTATGGTTTAGAACAAGCGACTTATGATGAAAGGCTAATGGCAATTCCTAATATTAACCCAGGTGCAGATGGGATTAATTTACTTTGGGTTCGTGAGGATTGGCTGGATCAACTTAACCTTGAAAAACCTGAAACCATAGAAGATATCATCGAAGTAGCTAAAGCATTTAAAGAACAGGATCCGGATCAGAATGGGAATGATGATACTGTTGGACTTCCAGGTAGTCAAGATATAGTGAACATTGGAAATAGTTTATTTGGATTTGATACTATTTTTAGCTATTTTAATGCCTATCCTGAAATGTGGATAAAAGATGAGAATGGAGATGTTGTTTATGGATCTATACAACCTGAAACAAAGGAAGCACTTGGAAAATTACGAGACATGTATGAGGAAGGTGTCTTTGAGTCAGAGTTTGGTGTGAAAAAACCTGAGGATTCGGAAGAACTTGTAGTCAGTGGAAAAACAGGTATTATCTTTTACCCTTGGTGGGCACCATTTTCGGTACTTCGAAGTCAGCTAGAACAGGATCCAAAGGCAGAGTGGACAGCATTATCTGCGCCAAAGAATACTCAAGGAACAATGAATACACACATGACAGCACCGAGTTCATCTTATTTAGTTGTTAAAAAAGGATTTGAAAAGCCTGAAGTTATTGTAGAAACATTAAACTATCAATTTGACATTGATCAGGTTCAGGGTGATGGTTATGGTTTCTATGAGGATGTAGAAGACATGGGATTTAACTGGGCAAATATGCCTTTCTCCTTATTATTAAGTAGATATGATGATAAAGAAGTGAAAGCAGCTCAGGTACGAGATGTGATAGAAGGAAATGCTTCAGCAGATGATTTAATGGGAGAACCAAAGAAAGTTTATGAAGATTATTTAATAAATCAAGAGAATCCGAAAAAGGATCTTTCTGCGTGGGCTCGAGCTAATGCTTTCTTGTCAGGCGCAGATGTTATCAATAAAACTGACGTAAACAAGATCCAGGGAGTATTTTATGGTCAAACAGAAACAATGGAAAAACGTTGGGCAAACCTGCAAACAATGGAAGATGAGGTATTTCTGCAGATAATTCTTGGCTCCGAGCCTTTAGATTATTTTGATGAGTTTGTTTCAAAATGGAAAAGCCAAGGTGGAGATACTATAACAAAAGAAGTAAGTCAAATTGTTAATGGGGAATAA
- a CDS encoding response regulator transcription factor — protein sequence MIKALIVDDEPLVRKGLNFVLPWNKYGIKVIGEANSGHKALDFIGKNKVDLVFTDISMPEMDGLELLKEISQHYQDISVVVLTCYEEFNFVQEALRLGAIDYILKTQLENDKVDEILALITKRLHFKLQDKKFNNFKNGLMYISLNKNKDIEIKEWLTIHTNLPVSEGVWFIPIYGDGEEMEEEVQEQEKINGYQGGVVVKVYNLEGYSWEKIYKLLNHYIDNVFYYDYNPNMKIYECNINNLQETNPIDLSKLISQWSSYEWMFNDGLFHELQSLVEKMRPYPSDIRQIFYEAMFKWTEEFEVNHFIHEWLSKFDAFHSWHDWKLWLVEVREVIKKIYNYSQYPEEIVIGIYRSIEYMRTQENLNFTQEDIAEIACMSRVYFSRYFKKIVGTNFADFVKKLRIDKAKHILSTSNMPIYEIAEQNGFKDERYFSRFFQNTVNCLPSEYRKKMKDQKKYENRKK from the coding sequence ATGATTAAAGCCTTGATTGTAGATGATGAGCCTCTTGTTAGAAAGGGGCTTAATTTCGTTCTACCGTGGAATAAATATGGTATTAAAGTTATTGGTGAAGCAAATAGTGGGCATAAAGCACTCGATTTTATTGGAAAAAATAAAGTTGATTTAGTTTTTACAGACATTAGTATGCCTGAGATGGATGGGTTAGAGTTGTTAAAGGAAATTTCCCAACATTATCAAGATATTTCCGTTGTAGTATTAACATGTTATGAGGAGTTTAACTTTGTTCAAGAAGCATTACGCTTAGGGGCTATAGATTACATTCTAAAAACCCAACTTGAGAATGATAAAGTTGATGAAATTCTAGCACTAATAACAAAACGGCTTCACTTCAAACTGCAAGATAAAAAATTTAATAACTTTAAGAACGGACTTATGTATATTTCTCTAAATAAAAATAAGGATATTGAAATAAAGGAATGGTTAACGATACATACCAATCTTCCTGTTTCTGAAGGTGTTTGGTTTATCCCAATTTATGGTGACGGTGAGGAAATGGAAGAAGAAGTTCAAGAACAAGAAAAAATAAATGGCTATCAAGGGGGAGTAGTAGTAAAAGTTTATAATCTTGAAGGATATTCTTGGGAAAAAATATATAAACTGTTAAACCACTACATAGATAATGTGTTTTATTATGATTACAATCCCAATATGAAGATTTATGAATGTAATATTAACAATTTACAGGAAACTAACCCAATAGACTTGAGTAAATTAATCTCACAATGGTCGAGCTATGAATGGATGTTTAATGATGGATTGTTTCATGAATTACAATCTTTAGTTGAAAAGATGCGTCCATACCCAAGTGATATTAGGCAAATATTCTATGAGGCAATGTTTAAATGGACTGAAGAATTCGAAGTCAATCATTTTATCCATGAATGGTTAAGTAAATTTGATGCATTTCACTCATGGCATGATTGGAAATTGTGGTTAGTAGAAGTGCGTGAAGTTATAAAAAAAATATATAACTATAGTCAATACCCGGAAGAAATTGTTATTGGTATTTATAGGTCAATTGAGTATATGCGAACGCAAGAAAATCTTAATTTTACACAAGAGGATATTGCTGAAATTGCCTGCATGAGTAGAGTTTACTTTAGTCGCTATTTTAAAAAAATAGTTGGTACCAACTTTGCTGATTTTGTAAAGAAACTCCGTATTGATAAGGCAAAACACATTCTTTCCACATCGAATATGCCTATTTATGAAATTGCCGAACAAAATGGTTTCAAAGATGAGAGATATTTTAGTAGGTTTTTCCAAAATACTGTAAACTGCTTGCCTTCTGAATATAGAAAAAAGATGAAAGACCAAAAGAAGTATGAAAACCGTAAAAAATAA
- a CDS encoding cache domain-containing sensor histidine kinase: MKKKYSSYLYRYPLSLKSRLYCMLSASSIIPLVLIGMISVYSIYSILVNKIDKGLEENVEQVSLSLENTLENINYTSQQFTFNGLIGQDVYKYLSSDDLVERIKQTNQIDHNISLMNYTNPIVGMTLYYDEENNTPLFTNMQTENFQLKDLPLLTTMQGSDFYGPHESQYKNSTNSVFSLSRKFDITNDERTSNIIIYIETNFSTFENILSSMQYGMDASHVLVNSKGKVIYTENNKLFSIGSDYDVNKMKGYKTFSKESGQNWMIVALIDRNDYGYEIRKWLYTFLVFALLSLFCSIVIAVLIKKIVYKPLSKINQGISMISDTHLDVKMDASGIREFDSIIFEFNNMTNKIKKLVKKVEQEEKYKSEVEIEKLMAQINPHFLYNSLNTIQWLSRMGEQESTDRFVSLFIKLLNYNLAKGGYVVSIKEEINSLLDYIELQKIRYNNIFEVEINVDEHVWDYKTPRFLLQPLMENALYHGLEGNEGKIDVNVTKSNYGLLIVVTDDGKGMNDADIEELLTGKKKKYGLGIGLNYVDKMVKSYFGPYSKLEISSKKNKGTEIRISLHYKKG, translated from the coding sequence GTGAAAAAAAAATATAGTAGCTATCTCTATAGGTACCCCCTCTCACTTAAAAGTCGGCTTTATTGTATGTTATCAGCAAGTTCCATCATTCCCTTAGTATTGATAGGAATGATTTCAGTTTACTCGATATATTCAATACTAGTAAATAAAATTGACAAGGGTCTTGAAGAAAATGTAGAACAAGTGAGTTTAAGCCTAGAAAATACCCTAGAGAATATCAATTATACATCTCAACAGTTTACATTTAATGGTTTAATTGGACAAGACGTTTACAAATATTTAAGTTCGGATGATTTAGTGGAGAGAATTAAACAAACAAATCAGATTGATCACAACATATCTTTAATGAATTATACAAATCCCATAGTGGGTATGACACTATATTACGATGAGGAAAATAATACCCCTCTTTTTACTAATATGCAAACAGAGAATTTCCAATTAAAAGACTTACCTTTATTAACGACAATGCAGGGCAGCGATTTTTATGGTCCTCACGAGTCACAATATAAGAATAGTACAAACTCTGTATTTTCTCTTAGTAGAAAATTTGATATCACCAATGATGAGAGAACGTCCAATATAATAATATATATAGAAACTAATTTTAGCACATTTGAAAACATATTAAGTTCAATGCAATATGGAATGGATGCTTCCCATGTTTTAGTAAACAGTAAGGGCAAAGTCATTTATACAGAGAATAATAAGCTATTCTCAATAGGAAGTGATTATGATGTAAATAAGATGAAAGGTTATAAAACGTTTAGTAAGGAAAGTGGTCAAAACTGGATGATTGTAGCATTAATTGATAGAAATGATTATGGATATGAAATTAGAAAATGGTTATATACCTTTTTAGTGTTTGCATTATTATCCCTTTTTTGCAGTATAGTTATTGCAGTATTAATCAAAAAAATAGTTTACAAGCCGTTAAGCAAAATTAATCAAGGGATCTCCATGATTTCAGATACTCATTTAGATGTAAAAATGGATGCTAGTGGAATTAGAGAGTTCGATTCTATCATTTTTGAGTTTAATAACATGACAAATAAGATAAAAAAATTGGTTAAGAAGGTAGAGCAGGAAGAAAAGTATAAAAGCGAAGTTGAAATTGAAAAGTTAATGGCACAAATTAATCCTCACTTTTTATATAATTCTCTAAATACGATACAATGGCTATCTAGAATGGGGGAACAAGAAAGCACAGACCGATTTGTATCCCTGTTTATTAAGCTATTAAACTATAATTTAGCAAAAGGTGGTTATGTTGTATCAATTAAAGAGGAAATCAATTCGTTATTAGATTATATAGAATTACAGAAAATTAGATATAATAATATCTTTGAGGTTGAAATAAACGTGGATGAACATGTATGGGACTACAAAACACCAAGATTTCTGTTACAACCGCTTATGGAAAATGCATTGTACCATGGTTTAGAAGGTAATGAAGGTAAAATTGATGTTAACGTCACCAAAAGTAATTATGGCTTATTGATTGTAGTTACAGATGATGGGAAAGGGATGAATGACGCTGATATTGAAGAATTATTGACAGGTAAAAAAAAGAAATATGGATTAGGTATAGGCCTAAACTATGTTGATAAGATGGTTAAAAGCTATTTTGGGCCTTATAGTAAGCTAGAGATATCAAGTAAAAAGAATAAAGGAACAGAGATTAGAATCTCTTTACATTACAAGAAAGGGTGA
- a CDS encoding TRAP transporter large permease subunit: MFRDIAPAILIFTSIFLPISEGIGIDPVHFGIFFILNLCVGTITPLVGTGLFVGSMVGKEKVESLIKPLIPFYVAMFVLLMVVTYVPEISLFLSNLLGL; encoded by the coding sequence ATGTTCAGGGACATTGCACCAGCGATTCTAATATTCACATCGATTTTCTTGCCGATTTCTGAAGGCATCGGCATTGATCCAGTACACTTTGGCATATTCTTTATTCTAAACTTATGTGTCGGTACGATTACACCACTTGTTGGAACCGGTTTATTTGTTGGATCCATGGTTGGAAAAGAAAAAGTCGAAAGTTTGATCAAACCGTTAATACCTTTCTATGTTGCCATGTTTGTTTTATTGATGGTTGTTACCTATGTTCCGGAAATTAGTTTATTCCTTTCTAATTTGTTAGGGTTGTAA
- a CDS encoding BglG family transcription antiterminator, with protein MKLLNKREVEILHLLHDSKGFQNGKSLALLLEVSTRTIRNDIKKINETIEKNGAKIVSHKGKGYELEISEEDAFQKIYTEYLQKVTKNPDRTNHASEGNDLEEQIIKKILMNCLTDTSIHQEELAEELFISLSALKSYLSLVKVKISKYGLEVITDRFNGVKVVGNEDKIRFCISEYLFNNQSIDVYNDLFPENEIKRLKSITLQVLLRNQLKLTDVALENLIIHIEITIRRFMKNRLLAYQVKVSEDLKNTKEYKVAREIIHEIDYSLSINIESEIFYITQHLLASSRLYRKDIDYKDYKKIDTMLQKVLFEIKEKTSIDLSSDHNLIDGLIIHLSVALKRIEYQMNSRNDVLSSIKNNYPLAFQLAVIASNKINEITDLHIDENEIGFLAIHFGVALEKKGLNNQHVKKIMIVCGSGLATASLIREKILNYYGQQVSVVETISFAEFNESLLNLVDIVVSTVPIDLASDKIFTVSPILSNKELSRIRKKLTEDRDEADIINYRNIFKKELFVKNIDLPSKEEVLDFITKLMITNQYIDDYTKDSIYERERMASTELSNLLAIPHPIDNNMLQTTIAVCILKKPIIWDLEKVQVVIVLSVPKDKQKTWEVIFKQLYYFLIEEFGITKLISNYNYEDFIRNLSKYKETNI; from the coding sequence ATGAAACTACTTAATAAAAGAGAGGTGGAAATTCTTCATTTGTTGCACGATAGTAAGGGGTTTCAAAATGGTAAAAGTCTCGCCCTGCTATTGGAAGTCTCAACAAGAACAATCAGAAACGATATTAAAAAAATAAATGAAACCATTGAAAAAAATGGTGCAAAGATCGTTTCACACAAAGGAAAAGGATATGAGTTAGAAATTAGTGAGGAGGATGCCTTTCAAAAAATATATACCGAATATCTTCAAAAAGTTACAAAAAATCCAGATCGAACAAATCATGCATCAGAAGGGAATGATTTAGAAGAACAAATTATCAAAAAAATATTAATGAACTGCCTTACTGACACGAGTATTCATCAAGAAGAATTAGCTGAAGAATTATTTATTAGCCTTTCCGCTTTGAAAAGTTATTTATCCTTAGTAAAAGTAAAAATTTCTAAATATGGATTAGAGGTTATAACAGATAGATTTAACGGTGTAAAAGTAGTAGGAAACGAAGATAAAATTAGGTTTTGTATTTCGGAATATCTATTTAACAATCAAAGCATTGATGTCTACAATGACTTATTTCCTGAAAATGAAATTAAGCGTTTAAAAAGTATTACCTTACAAGTATTGTTAAGAAATCAATTAAAATTAACAGATGTTGCGCTTGAAAATTTGATTATTCATATAGAAATTACCATCAGACGATTTATGAAGAACAGATTGTTAGCTTATCAAGTGAAAGTTTCAGAGGACTTAAAGAATACGAAAGAATACAAAGTCGCACGTGAAATCATTCATGAAATCGACTATTCATTAAGTATTAATATTGAATCTGAAATATTTTATATTACACAGCACCTTCTGGCTAGCAGTAGGCTATATAGAAAGGATATCGATTATAAGGATTACAAAAAAATAGACACAATGTTACAAAAGGTTCTTTTTGAAATTAAAGAAAAAACATCGATTGATCTTAGCAGTGACCACAATCTAATTGATGGATTAATTATTCATCTAAGTGTGGCCTTAAAAAGAATAGAGTATCAAATGAATAGCAGAAATGATGTGCTTAGCAGTATTAAAAATAATTACCCACTTGCTTTTCAGCTTGCTGTTATTGCAAGCAACAAAATCAATGAGATAACAGATCTGCACATTGATGAAAATGAAATCGGGTTTTTAGCTATTCACTTTGGCGTAGCTCTTGAAAAAAAAGGGTTGAATAACCAACATGTTAAAAAAATTATGATCGTTTGTGGTTCAGGCCTTGCTACAGCATCCTTAATACGAGAAAAAATATTAAATTATTATGGACAGCAAGTTAGTGTTGTAGAAACAATAAGTTTTGCAGAATTTAATGAGTCCTTGCTAAATCTCGTAGATATAGTCGTTTCAACAGTCCCAATTGATTTAGCATCCGACAAAATATTCACAGTTAGTCCTATATTAAGTAACAAGGAACTTTCACGAATTAGAAAGAAACTCACTGAAGATAGGGATGAAGCAGACATCATTAACTATCGAAACATTTTTAAGAAAGAGCTATTCGTAAAAAATATAGATCTCCCCTCTAAAGAAGAAGTATTAGATTTCATCACTAAGCTTATGATAACGAATCAATACATCGATGATTATACAAAAGATTCTATATACGAAAGAGAAAGAATGGCTTCGACAGAACTCAGCAATTTACTAGCTATTCCACATCCAATAGATAATAATATGTTGCAAACAACGATTGCAGTTTGTATTTTGAAGAAACCTATTATTTGGGATCTAGAAAAAGTACAAGTAGTCATCGTACTAAGTGTACCGAAAGACAAACAAAAAACTTGGGAAGTTATCTTCAAACAACTTTACTATTTTTTAATAGAAGAATTTGGAATTACCAAATTAATATCCAATTATAATTATGAGGACTTTATAAGAAATTTAAGTAAGTACAAGGAGACTAACATATGA
- a CDS encoding PTS sugar transporter subunit IIA: protein MKESYFTEDNVQFNVEVKDWKDAIYKSVALLRKNGYVTDKYATEVIKNVQQYGPYIVISPGIAIPHTRPENGAIEVGVSLVTLKKPVYFKDSSSPVKVMISFSATDNDQHLEIIKMIVKIVENGLINTISTMNSIADLNNLIEDDRP, encoded by the coding sequence ATGAAGGAATCTTATTTCACCGAAGACAATGTTCAATTTAATGTCGAGGTAAAGGATTGGAAGGACGCCATATATAAAAGTGTTGCTTTATTAAGAAAAAACGGATATGTGACTGATAAATATGCTACAGAAGTAATCAAAAATGTGCAGCAATATGGTCCTTATATCGTAATATCGCCTGGTATTGCTATACCACATACAAGACCAGAAAATGGAGCAATAGAGGTAGGTGTCAGTTTAGTTACACTAAAAAAACCTGTTTATTTTAAAGACTCTTCATCGCCTGTTAAAGTCATGATTAGTTTTTCAGCAACTGATAATGACCAGCATTTAGAAATCATTAAAATGATTGTAAAAATTGTAGAAAACGGCTTAATAAATACTATATCTACCATGAATTCAATAGCCGATTTAAATAACTTGATAGAGGATGATAGACCATGA
- a CDS encoding 6-phosphofructokinase — protein MKQVALITSGGDGAGINSTIEIMAKNPQIDLFGFHGGYNGILSSDPIHLTEKYCENRALDGIHLVKTGRSKIPYTKEGRDQLRRKLALDNFDCLVVCGGNGSQKAAQLLQIEGTNTIFVPMTVDNDVNGSDYSVGFDTALNKMIEVLYGLHDTSANMPGRIFMVEVLGGNSGNLALESALAGASDLAIIPEYSTKKSDITNIVKEKLKQKNSLIIMCSESAYEDKNYQSGNQGVSLDIATSIERETGIRVRKSIMGFYIRAGRPSFKDALIASKIGAVVSQSIMENHYGVMVGVRNEQIHRFDFHQVTKKLSSLNPQTVEIARYYKKIIH, from the coding sequence ATGAAACAAGTCGCACTCATAACAAGTGGCGGAGATGGAGCAGGTATCAATTCTACTATTGAAATAATGGCTAAAAACCCTCAGATTGATTTGTTTGGTTTTCACGGAGGATACAACGGCATACTTTCTAGTGATCCAATTCATTTAACAGAAAAGTATTGTGAAAATAGAGCACTCGATGGTATTCATTTGGTTAAGACAGGTAGAAGTAAAATTCCTTATACAAAAGAAGGAAGAGACCAATTGCGTCGAAAACTAGCATTAGACAATTTTGATTGTTTAGTTGTATGTGGTGGAAATGGTTCTCAAAAAGCAGCACAACTATTACAAATAGAAGGAACCAATACCATATTCGTTCCAATGACAGTAGATAATGACGTAAATGGTAGCGATTACAGTGTTGGGTTTGATACAGCTTTAAATAAAATGATAGAAGTATTATATGGATTACATGATACATCAGCTAATATGCCTGGAAGAATATTTATGGTAGAGGTATTAGGAGGGAATTCTGGGAATTTAGCATTAGAAAGTGCTTTAGCTGGGGCGAGTGACTTAGCCATTATTCCAGAATATTCAACGAAAAAGAGTGACATAACCAATATAGTAAAGGAAAAATTAAAGCAAAAAAATTCTTTGATTATTATGTGTTCTGAATCTGCTTATGAAGATAAAAACTATCAATCAGGTAATCAAGGAGTATCTCTTGATATTGCAACATCCATTGAAAGAGAAACTGGCATAAGAGTTAGAAAATCTATAATGGGTTTTTACATTAGAGCTGGCAGACCATCGTTTAAAGACGCATTAATTGCTTCGAAAATAGGGGCAGTTGTTTCACAATCCATTATGGAAAATCATTATGGTGTGATGGTCGGAGTTAGAAATGAACAAATTCATAGATTCGATTTTCATCAAGTAACGAAGAAGCTAAGTAGTCTTAATCCACAAACGGTAGAAATTGCAAGATATTATAAAAAAATTATTCATTAA
- a CDS encoding PTS sugar transporter subunit IIB, producing MLQILVVCGAGLGSSFACQMSVESVLQEIGVKASVDHSDISSAAGSRVDIIISGKNFESQFMRYDLPMDLIFLDRLVDKNEIKEKLVPVLESKGELK from the coding sequence ATGTTACAAATATTAGTTGTCTGTGGAGCAGGGTTAGGTAGTAGTTTTGCTTGTCAAATGAGTGTAGAAAGTGTGTTACAAGAGATTGGGGTGAAAGCTTCTGTAGATCATTCAGATATCTCATCAGCAGCAGGTTCAAGAGTTGATATTATTATTTCAGGCAAAAATTTTGAATCTCAATTTATGAGATATGATCTACCAATGGATTTAATATTTCTAGATCGCTTAGTAGACAAAAACGAAATTAAAGAAAAATTAGTGCCGGTTTTAGAGTCAAAAGGAGAGTTAAAATAA